From the genome of Vibrio navarrensis, one region includes:
- a CDS encoding OmpA family protein, with translation MKKLAITISAVLASSGFFSATATAALSDVYVGGKLGYVALEDACYASSPCDYKSFGLGAYSGYNFTDNIAAEVGIDMLGKFETTFSDWRYVKDRLSAISVAPKLNLPVNEKLDAFAKLGAAYMRFGDENDIVATGSLGLEYQLSETLKARAEYQRFQDMSDDIVQDMDTNVFSLGVTYLFGQSSAAPAAASEPVVEPRPVEQEQPAAAEPVAQTQPEEVKPEPKPEWVTKFTNQKYNQELFATGSSTLSAGGKKSLDPLLEVLLAYPTANAEIVGHTDSTGSETVNQRISEKRAQAVADYLIQGGVKAEQLTIVGAGESSPIASNDTAEGRAQNRRVEVTIPSFEYQELKKTN, from the coding sequence ATGAAAAAATTAGCTATCACTATTTCCGCCGTGCTAGCTAGCAGTGGTTTTTTCTCAGCTACCGCTACAGCCGCCCTCTCTGATGTATACGTGGGTGGTAAACTTGGCTACGTTGCTCTTGAGGATGCCTGCTACGCATCCAGCCCTTGTGATTACAAATCCTTTGGTTTAGGGGCTTACTCTGGCTACAACTTTACCGACAACATCGCTGCCGAAGTGGGCATTGATATGTTGGGTAAATTTGAAACCACGTTTTCAGATTGGCGCTATGTCAAAGACCGTCTATCGGCAATTTCTGTTGCGCCAAAGCTCAACTTGCCTGTCAATGAGAAGCTCGATGCTTTTGCTAAACTAGGTGCAGCCTACATGCGCTTTGGTGATGAGAATGACATTGTTGCCACAGGCTCACTGGGTCTTGAATACCAGTTGTCAGAAACGCTAAAAGCACGCGCTGAATATCAACGCTTTCAAGATATGAGTGACGATATCGTACAAGACATGGACACTAACGTGTTCAGTTTGGGTGTCACTTACCTGTTTGGCCAATCAAGTGCAGCGCCCGCTGCCGCCAGCGAACCTGTGGTAGAACCACGCCCTGTCGAACAAGAGCAACCTGCCGCTGCTGAGCCCGTTGCTCAAACTCAGCCAGAAGAAGTGAAGCCTGAGCCAAAACCGGAGTGGGTGACTAAATTCACTAATCAGAAGTACAACCAAGAGCTGTTTGCAACCGGAAGTTCCACACTTTCTGCTGGTGGCAAAAAATCGTTAGATCCTCTTTTGGAAGTGTTACTTGCTTACCCAACCGCGAACGCGGAAATTGTCGGTCACACCGACTCAACCGGTTCAGAGACAGTTAACCAACGCATTTCGGAGAAACGCGCTCAAGCGGTGGCAGATTATCTCATCCAGGGTGGCGTGAAAGCAGAGCAACTGACCATAGTCGGTGCGGGTGAGTCAAGCCCTATTGCTTCAAACGACACGGCCGAAGGGCGCGCGCAAAACCGCCGTGTAGAAGTCACGATTCCAAGCTTTGAGTATCAAGAGCTTAAAAAAACAAATTAA
- a CDS encoding AzlC family ABC transporter permease: MDISLTSQQHDSKARRFWQGTIAMMPLSIAVLPWGLLAGSFAIDSGLHPFEGQALSAILFAGSAQLVAMGMIKAGAGLTTMLLTTFFITSRHFLYSVSMRSKVAPLPLRWRLSLGFLLTDELFALVGHQSEKQFDRWYALGAGLSFYLFWNLATFAGILAGSFLPQLNELGLEFAVAATFIAIVVPGIKNLPVLLSVVTALLLSVALHFFKVEGALMVASIGAMATGYLAEELGGKKQ, encoded by the coding sequence ATGGATATCAGTTTGACCTCACAACAACACGACTCAAAAGCGAGACGATTCTGGCAAGGCACGATTGCCATGATGCCACTGAGTATCGCCGTTCTTCCTTGGGGGCTGCTTGCCGGCTCCTTTGCCATTGATTCAGGCTTACATCCTTTTGAAGGACAAGCCCTGTCAGCGATTCTATTCGCCGGCTCGGCGCAACTGGTCGCAATGGGCATGATCAAAGCGGGCGCAGGGCTGACTACTATGCTACTCACCACCTTTTTCATCACCTCTCGCCACTTTCTCTACAGCGTGTCGATGCGCAGTAAAGTAGCTCCGCTGCCGCTAAGGTGGCGTTTGTCACTGGGTTTCTTGCTAACCGATGAGCTGTTTGCCCTCGTTGGGCATCAAAGCGAAAAGCAGTTTGATCGCTGGTACGCGCTGGGTGCAGGGCTTAGTTTTTATCTCTTCTGGAATCTCGCGACCTTTGCTGGCATTTTGGCGGGCAGCTTCCTACCTCAGCTCAATGAACTGGGTTTAGAATTTGCCGTCGCCGCCACCTTTATTGCCATCGTCGTCCCCGGGATCAAAAATCTGCCGGTCTTGCTCAGCGTCGTAACGGCCCTGCTGCTTTCGGTGGCATTGCACTTTTTTAAGGTCGAAGGCGCTTTGATGGTTGCCAGTATCGGCGCGATGGCTACAGGCTATTTAGCCGAAGAGCTTGGAGGTAAAAAACAATGA
- a CDS encoding GNAT family N-acetyltransferase: MTMTTEFTFDLQPDDFETIRSGIRAYNLQHLPSGEVTRIGCFVRDEEGKMVGGLTGNLFANTVFVEFLWLDENHRKGGLGTQLMQRLEAEVKPKGVTDLYLDTFSFQALGFYLKLGFEKVGEYRGFPAEGISKYFLQKRI; encoded by the coding sequence ATGACGATGACAACGGAATTCACTTTTGATCTCCAGCCGGACGATTTTGAAACGATTCGTAGCGGCATTCGTGCCTATAACTTGCAGCATTTACCTTCAGGTGAAGTGACCCGAATTGGCTGCTTTGTGCGCGATGAAGAGGGCAAAATGGTCGGCGGTTTGACAGGTAACCTATTTGCTAACACCGTCTTTGTTGAATTTCTCTGGCTGGATGAAAACCATCGTAAGGGCGGTCTTGGCACGCAACTGATGCAACGTTTAGAAGCGGAAGTCAAACCCAAAGGGGTAACTGATCTTTATCTCGACACCTTCAGTTTTCAAGCTCTGGGTTTTTACCTCAAACTGGGTTTTGAAAAAGTGGGTGAATATCGCGGATTTCCAGCAGAAGGCATTAGTAAGTATTTTCTGCAAAAACGTATTTAA
- a CDS encoding AzlD domain-containing protein, protein MILLTILAMTALVFASRYLFLEPNLPLKLGQRTQRFLSYASPAVLTAIWAPIVFSPEGELHLSPQNPYILAALLAAFIAWKSKNVLLTTVVSMAVFLLLKLLVF, encoded by the coding sequence ATGATTTTATTGACTATTTTAGCCATGACAGCGTTAGTGTTTGCCAGTCGCTATCTGTTTCTCGAACCCAATCTGCCTTTGAAATTAGGCCAGCGCACGCAACGCTTTTTGAGCTACGCCAGCCCTGCGGTTTTAACCGCCATCTGGGCTCCGATTGTCTTCTCCCCCGAGGGAGAGCTTCATTTGTCGCCGCAAAATCCGTACATTTTAGCCGCGCTGCTAGCGGCCTTCATCGCATGGAAAAGCAAGAACGTGCTGCTGACGACTGTCGTCAGTATGGCGGTATTTCTGCTGCTAAAACTGCTGGTGTTCTAG
- a CDS encoding phospho-sugar mutase — MNTEIAAWLARDPDPISKAELQTLIDNHRDEELADRFRGRLEFGTAGLRGKVGAGPNRMNRLVIQETAAGLGHYLMQTIDNAQSRGVVIGYDGRTDSKQFAHDTAAVLSALGFRVYLTYKVAPTPVVAYGVKHFHAAAAVVVTASHNPPEYNGFKVYWENGAQIIPPHDAGIATQIDLAAARPIPYQALEQAEQNGSLIWLTEEYYQSYRETMNNHPLLEKNAPNNLVLAYTAMHGVGADMAETLLRDAGFTEVHSVAEQREPDGTFPTVNFPNPEEAGAMDRVIELATSVNAEIACANDPDADRFAVAARRSDGRYQMLSGDQVGALFADYLLSRCDASKQLVGNTIVSSRLLSAIAKQYGASYYQTLTGFKWLTNVAMNLQSENQQFLFAYEEALGYTIGNKVWDKDGLSALVAFAQLTARLSAQHMTIWDKLESLYRQHGFYYNAQHSIALSPDSPPIGDKLRALPPKTIGGQKVVVIEDLKASLRFVSGGITEAINLPASDVLIYHLQDQSRVIVRPSGTEPKLKCYYEVIGDFPAEMDYATAQRHTEEKMNALINAHQASL; from the coding sequence ATGAACACAGAGATCGCTGCATGGCTAGCCCGAGATCCTGATCCAATCAGTAAAGCCGAGTTACAAACCCTCATTGATAATCACCGAGATGAAGAACTGGCCGATCGCTTTCGCGGTCGACTCGAATTTGGCACCGCTGGCCTACGTGGCAAAGTCGGCGCTGGGCCAAATCGTATGAACCGCTTAGTCATCCAAGAAACGGCCGCGGGACTTGGTCACTACCTGATGCAAACCATCGACAACGCACAATCGCGCGGCGTGGTGATCGGCTATGATGGCCGCACCGATTCGAAACAATTTGCCCACGATACCGCGGCGGTGTTGAGTGCGCTGGGGTTTAGAGTCTACCTCACGTATAAAGTCGCCCCGACTCCGGTGGTCGCCTATGGAGTAAAACATTTCCACGCGGCGGCGGCCGTGGTGGTGACAGCGAGCCACAACCCACCTGAATACAATGGCTTCAAAGTATATTGGGAAAACGGCGCACAAATCATTCCCCCACATGATGCAGGCATTGCCACGCAAATCGACCTCGCCGCAGCGCGCCCGATCCCTTACCAAGCGCTGGAACAAGCTGAACAAAATGGTTCATTGATATGGCTGACAGAAGAGTATTACCAAAGCTACCGTGAAACCATGAATAACCATCCGCTGCTGGAGAAAAACGCGCCCAATAATCTCGTGCTGGCTTACACCGCTATGCACGGTGTGGGCGCTGATATGGCCGAAACGCTGCTTCGAGACGCAGGATTTACCGAGGTCCACAGCGTTGCCGAGCAACGTGAACCAGACGGCACATTCCCGACGGTAAACTTCCCCAACCCAGAAGAGGCTGGAGCGATGGATCGGGTGATCGAATTAGCCACATCGGTCAATGCCGAGATTGCGTGCGCCAACGATCCAGACGCAGACCGTTTTGCCGTTGCCGCAAGACGAAGTGATGGTCGCTACCAGATGCTCAGTGGCGACCAAGTCGGCGCGTTGTTTGCGGACTATCTGCTTAGCCGCTGCGATGCGAGTAAACAATTGGTCGGCAATACCATAGTGTCGTCTCGCCTGTTGTCTGCCATCGCCAAACAGTATGGCGCGAGCTACTACCAAACACTCACCGGTTTCAAATGGCTGACTAACGTAGCGATGAATCTGCAAAGCGAAAACCAACAGTTTCTTTTTGCTTATGAAGAAGCGCTAGGATACACAATCGGCAACAAGGTTTGGGATAAAGACGGCTTGTCTGCGCTGGTGGCGTTTGCCCAGCTCACCGCCAGATTAAGCGCACAACACATGACCATCTGGGATAAGTTGGAAAGCCTCTATCGTCAACATGGTTTCTATTACAATGCGCAGCACAGTATCGCCCTCTCTCCCGATTCACCGCCGATTGGCGACAAGCTAAGAGCACTACCGCCCAAAACGATTGGCGGGCAGAAGGTCGTCGTGATTGAAGATCTCAAAGCATCTTTGCGTTTTGTCTCGGGTGGCATCACAGAGGCAATCAATCTGCCTGCCAGTGATGTACTTATCTATCATCTGCAAGATCAATCGCGGGTGATTGTCCGCCCTTCAGGCACGGAACCAAAGCTGAAGTGCTATTACGAAGTGATTGGGGATTTCCCGGCTGAAATGGATTACGCCACAGCGCAGCGTCATACCGAAGAGAAGATGAACGCCCTGATCAACGCTCATCAAGCAAGCCTGTAA
- a CDS encoding LysE family translocator — translation MIDFAILPVYLTAVIALLLLPGPDMLLIASSSMSYGKRVGLFASLGNATSGMILTLLAAMGVSALIAMSPLALKALHLLGGAYLLKMGWDCLTSMPAQAPENYDAKAMAATYYQRALMSNLLNPKALVFFVMFLPQFVSANISASSGEQMLALGLLLNLLGLLFNLGLVVLAGTLGKRFLESDTVRLYQHKLMGLVFVFLSLWMLSNFNS, via the coding sequence ATGATCGATTTCGCTATATTGCCTGTTTACCTGACGGCGGTCATTGCTCTGCTACTGCTGCCTGGCCCCGACATGTTGTTGATCGCCAGCTCAAGTATGAGCTACGGGAAAAGAGTGGGCCTTTTTGCCAGCTTGGGAAATGCGACCTCTGGCATGATTCTCACTCTGCTTGCGGCGATGGGCGTGTCGGCTTTAATCGCCATGAGTCCACTTGCTTTAAAAGCGCTGCATCTGCTCGGTGGTGCCTATTTGCTGAAAATGGGTTGGGATTGCCTCACAAGCATGCCTGCGCAGGCACCGGAAAACTACGACGCCAAAGCGATGGCGGCCACTTATTATCAGCGCGCTTTAATGAGTAATTTACTCAACCCGAAAGCGCTCGTTTTCTTTGTGATGTTTTTGCCACAGTTTGTGTCGGCCAACATCAGCGCCAGCTCTGGTGAGCAGATGCTGGCTCTGGGGCTGCTGCTCAATTTACTGGGGTTACTGTTCAATCTTGGCTTGGTGGTATTAGCCGGAACGCTGGGTAAGCGTTTTCTGGAAAGCGATACCGTTCGCCTCTATCAACACAAGCTCATGGGGCTGGTATTTGTTTTCTTATCTCTTTGGATGTTATCCAATTTCAACTCGTGA
- the aroG gene encoding 3-deoxy-7-phosphoheptulonate synthase AroG: MFQTDDVRINRVKELLPPVAVLEKYPATETASSTTFESRNAIHNILNGEDDRLLVIVGPCSIHDPVAAVEYGKKLKALRDELSDKLEIVMRVYFEKPRTTVGWKGLINDPYLNDTYKLNDGLRMGRKLLLDLTDMGLPTASEFLDMITPQYVADLISWGAIGARTTESQVHRELASGLSCPVGFKNGTDGNIKIASDAIRSASASHHFLSVTKYGHSAIVETAGNPDCHIILRGGKEPNYSASHVAAVKEELAAAGLPQKVMIDFSHANSSKQFKRQMLVADDVSEQLASGEDAIFGVMIESHLVEGRQDLVDGKAPTYGQSITDACIGWQDTENVLRQLADAVVARRAK; the protein is encoded by the coding sequence ATGTTTCAAACTGATGATGTAAGAATAAATCGAGTCAAAGAACTGTTACCACCTGTGGCGGTTTTAGAGAAGTATCCGGCCACTGAAACCGCGTCTTCGACCACTTTTGAATCTCGCAATGCGATTCACAATATTTTGAACGGTGAGGATGATCGTCTGCTGGTGATTGTTGGCCCATGTTCGATTCACGATCCTGTCGCCGCAGTGGAATATGGCAAAAAACTCAAAGCACTGCGTGATGAGCTGAGTGATAAACTGGAAATCGTGATGCGTGTCTATTTTGAAAAGCCACGCACGACGGTGGGCTGGAAAGGGCTTATCAACGACCCATACCTAAATGATACGTACAAGCTGAATGATGGCCTGCGCATGGGGCGTAAGCTGTTGTTGGATCTTACGGACATGGGACTACCTACAGCCAGCGAGTTCCTAGACATGATCACCCCGCAATACGTCGCTGATTTGATCAGTTGGGGCGCGATTGGTGCGCGTACCACAGAATCTCAGGTGCACCGCGAGTTGGCATCAGGTCTCTCTTGCCCGGTTGGTTTTAAAAATGGCACCGACGGCAATATCAAAATTGCCAGTGATGCGATTCGCTCTGCGAGTGCTTCGCACCATTTTCTTTCGGTCACTAAATACGGCCATTCTGCGATTGTTGAAACGGCGGGTAACCCAGATTGCCACATCATTTTACGCGGTGGTAAAGAGCCAAACTACAGTGCATCACACGTTGCTGCGGTGAAAGAGGAACTGGCCGCTGCTGGTCTTCCACAAAAAGTGATGATTGACTTCAGTCACGCAAACAGCTCGAAGCAGTTTAAGCGTCAAATGCTGGTGGCCGATGATGTGTCTGAGCAGCTTGCCAGTGGCGAAGATGCGATCTTCGGCGTGATGATCGAGTCACACCTCGTTGAAGGACGTCAAGATCTGGTGGATGGTAAAGCACCGACTTACGGTCAGTCCATTACCGATGCGTGTATCGGCTGGCAAGATACCGAAAACGTTCTTCGTCAGTTGGCTGATGCCGTGGTCGCACGCCGCGCCAAGTAA
- a CDS encoding AraC family transcriptional regulator, producing the protein MKNDNKEIAHFQIAAELGGLELLDAKYEKQNFSRHSHEGYTIGVIEKGAQRFFRTGGNHIAPQDSIILVNADEVHNGHSATEGGWEYKAMYPVPEQFARLSDELNSPNLAQPYFPQPVVYDPELAMQLRLVFDTLANSDNRLLRETLVYGTLIKLAAKHSSVRQPLRSPASAQRQLSLVKEFLDDFPQADVSLEELAKLGGISPFHLVREFQKNYGFPPHAYQIQQRLRLAKRLLRGGQRILDVAQECGFHDQSHFHRHFKKAMGVTPGQYVKHLDRLANG; encoded by the coding sequence ATGAAAAATGATAATAAAGAAATCGCCCATTTTCAGATTGCCGCCGAACTCGGGGGCTTAGAACTGCTGGATGCCAAGTACGAGAAACAGAATTTTTCTCGGCACAGCCACGAAGGCTACACCATTGGCGTGATTGAAAAAGGCGCGCAGCGATTTTTCCGCACCGGAGGAAACCACATTGCACCGCAAGACAGCATTATTCTTGTCAATGCTGATGAAGTGCATAATGGTCATTCTGCTACCGAAGGGGGCTGGGAATACAAAGCGATGTATCCGGTACCAGAGCAGTTTGCCAGATTAAGCGACGAGCTCAATTCGCCCAACTTGGCGCAGCCTTACTTCCCGCAACCCGTGGTGTACGATCCTGAATTAGCGATGCAGCTGCGGCTGGTGTTTGACACCTTAGCCAATTCAGACAATAGGTTACTGCGCGAAACACTGGTGTACGGCACCTTGATCAAACTGGCGGCCAAACACAGCAGTGTGCGCCAGCCACTACGATCTCCTGCCTCTGCTCAGCGCCAGCTCTCGCTGGTTAAAGAGTTTCTTGATGATTTCCCACAAGCTGATGTCTCTTTGGAAGAGTTAGCGAAACTTGGCGGCATAAGCCCGTTTCACTTGGTGCGGGAGTTTCAAAAAAACTATGGTTTTCCACCACACGCCTATCAGATACAGCAGCGTTTACGGCTCGCCAAACGGTTATTAAGAGGTGGGCAGCGCATCTTGGACGTGGCGCAAGAGTGCGGTTTTCATGACCAAAGCCATTTCCACCGTCATTTTAAAAAAGCCATGGGCGTGACGCCGGGGCAGTATGTCAAGCATTTGGATCGCTTGGCAAATGGCTAG